CGTCAGGAGATAAAAAAAGAACTCATAAttcaaactgaaaaagtaaaCGATGACATGTATAAAATCACGTtcggagatttttttttaaaaacctgtaTTACCACTACTGCACTTGTCATAAAAGACAAGACTTTCGCGTCGTACTTCTTGTGCATACCAAAAACTTCAGCCTCATAACATTAAATGCGATCCCAATCACACAACCGTTTTAATTCCATTATGTTAGAAATGGAAGAGGTTTGTATTAATCTCAGTGCAGAGGTTTAAACTTAAACTTGTAATAAGTTGCATGCATATCAAAAGATTGATGTAACAACAACATTACTTtggtgttgacaaaaaaaaaaaaaaacaacattactTTGGTGAGGATCAAGTGATGAAGAAAGTGTTGATCACGCTTAGAAAGCTGTATTAAGTTCGGAGATAAAAAATTCACGTtcggagataaaaaaaaaaaaaaaaaaaaaaaatttaaaaactgtaTTACCCTATTGCACTTGCCATAAAAGACAAAGACTTTAAATTTGCATCGTACTTATTGTGCATACCAAACTCAGCCTAACATTAAATGAGAACCCAATCACAAAAACCGTTTTACTTTAAATTCTCCTCACCTATATTATCATGCTCCCCTCTGTTTTTATACcttttcctctgcttcttcccTTTTCATTCCAAATCCTCCCCATAGCTACAAAGCAAACAAGAACCTAAAAATGTCTCTCTTTCCGTTTACCACCACTTCATTTAACATCTCCCCTTCACTCTTCTTGACCATCCTCGTATCCACTTTGGTTCTGCTGATCCTCACGCTCAGGAGCTCTAATTCAAAGCACGTAAAGCTTCCTCCAGGTCCTCCGGGTTGGCCAGTTGTCGGGAACCTCTTCCAATTCGCTCGCTCAAAAAAGCAATTTTACGAGTACGTTGATGATGTAAGGAACAAATACGGTCCTATCTTCACGTTGAGGATGGGGAGTCGAACGA
This is a stretch of genomic DNA from Camelina sativa cultivar DH55 unplaced genomic scaffold, Cs unpScaffold02088, whole genome shotgun sequence. It encodes these proteins:
- the LOC109131679 gene encoding cytochrome P450 77A4-like produces the protein MSLFPFTTTSFNISPSLFLTILVSTLVLLILTLRSSNSKHVKLPPGPPGWPVVGNLFQFARSKKQFYEYVDDVRNKYGPIFTLRMGSRTMIIISDSAIAHDVLIQRGPMFATRPSENPTRTIFSSNTFTVNASAYGPVWRSLRRNM